One window of Nocardioides dongkuii genomic DNA carries:
- a CDS encoding acyl-CoA synthetase, translating into MHSTQHDSELLRSRRLVLGEILARNARRSPERTALVFEDSSLTFGELDTRVNRLANALAARGVGRGDKVAVLMYNRLEVVESFFACQKLGACPVPVNFRLAPSELAYILEDSDSVAVLTDEQLVTLALESTAGLASVRFVATTGEPGEGAQDYEALVAGGAPDAPGVDVHEDDLAFLMYTSGTTGRPKGAMLTHQNLVSNTINWILEMEARPGDSWLSGLPLFHIGGVNGLLPFVYLGGTCIITPSTNFDPQESLRLLDLHKPTMCYFVPTQWQQICSLPEAAEIDTSALRRALWGASQAPPSTLELLLTTFPTVGIVNAFGQTEMSSNTCFLKADDAVRKMGSVGLPAVNVEVRIVDDDGNDVAVGEVGEIVYRGPTVMEGYYKSEQATAEAFRGGWFHSGDLVRQDDEGFIYVVDRVKDMIISGGENIYPAEVERAVERHPAVREVAVIGVPHPRWVETPVAVVVADGEEHPETSAVLEFLKSDLASYKKPSAVVYVDELPRNASGKILKRDLRESYWEMFAETGPTE; encoded by the coding sequence ATGCACTCCACACAGCACGACAGCGAGCTGCTCCGCAGTCGCCGGCTCGTCCTGGGCGAGATCCTGGCCCGCAACGCGCGCCGCTCCCCCGAGCGCACGGCGTTGGTCTTCGAGGACTCCTCGCTGACCTTCGGCGAGCTGGACACCCGTGTCAACCGTCTCGCCAACGCCCTAGCCGCTCGCGGCGTGGGTCGCGGCGACAAGGTGGCTGTGCTGATGTACAACCGCCTCGAGGTCGTCGAGTCGTTCTTCGCCTGCCAGAAGCTCGGTGCCTGTCCGGTCCCCGTGAACTTCCGCCTGGCTCCGAGCGAGCTCGCCTACATCCTCGAGGACTCCGACTCGGTCGCCGTCCTCACCGACGAGCAGCTGGTCACGCTCGCCCTGGAGTCCACGGCCGGCCTCGCCTCGGTGCGCTTCGTCGCCACGACCGGCGAGCCCGGCGAGGGTGCGCAGGACTACGAGGCACTGGTCGCCGGTGGCGCACCGGACGCACCGGGCGTCGACGTGCACGAGGACGACCTCGCCTTCCTCATGTACACCTCCGGCACGACCGGGCGCCCCAAGGGGGCGATGCTCACCCACCAGAACCTGGTGTCCAACACGATCAACTGGATCCTGGAGATGGAGGCCCGGCCGGGCGACAGCTGGCTCTCCGGCCTGCCGCTCTTCCACATCGGCGGGGTCAACGGGCTGCTGCCGTTCGTCTACCTGGGCGGCACCTGCATCATCACGCCGTCGACGAACTTCGACCCGCAGGAGTCGCTGCGGCTGCTCGACCTGCACAAGCCGACCATGTGCTACTTCGTGCCGACCCAGTGGCAGCAGATCTGCTCGCTGCCCGAGGCGGCCGAGATCGACACCTCAGCCCTGCGCCGCGCACTGTGGGGCGCCTCGCAGGCCCCTCCCAGCACCCTCGAGCTGCTGCTGACGACGTTCCCCACGGTCGGCATCGTCAACGCGTTCGGGCAGACCGAGATGTCGTCCAACACCTGCTTCCTCAAGGCCGACGACGCCGTGCGCAAGATGGGCTCGGTCGGGCTGCCGGCGGTCAACGTCGAGGTCCGCATCGTCGATGATGACGGCAACGACGTCGCCGTCGGTGAGGTCGGCGAGATCGTCTATCGCGGCCCCACCGTGATGGAGGGGTACTACAAGTCGGAGCAGGCGACGGCGGAGGCGTTCCGCGGCGGCTGGTTCCACAGCGGCGACCTGGTCCGCCAGGACGACGAGGGCTTCATCTACGTCGTCGATCGCGTCAAGGACATGATCATCAGCGGCGGCGAGAACATCTACCCCGCTGAGGTGGAGCGCGCCGTCGAGCGGCACCCCGCAGTGCGCGAGGTCGCCGTGATCGGTGTCCCGCACCCCCGCTGGGTGGAGACCCCGGTCGCGGTCGTGGTGGCCGACGGTGAGGAGCATCCCGAGACGTCTGCGGTCCTCGAGTTCCTCAAGTCGGACCTCGCGTCGTACAAGAAGCCCTCCGCGGTGGTCTACGTCGACGAGCTGCCTCGCAACGCCTCCGGCAAGATCCTCAAGCGCGACCTGCGTGAGAGCTACTGGGAGATGTTCGCCGAGACCGGACCGACCGAATGA
- a CDS encoding cyclase family protein, translating into MGRTADGQWSEEWTPPVFSIDANGKVIGYVNDRTPNNWGRWGDLDEKGTANLLTPERVAAAARLIETGKVVSCAIPLDSTGPVHPTRTGVVHLYGYTGSDFVAGTKAGQDYPNFQGTDDYIFMPLQGSTQWDGLSHFFYKDTMFNGFWIGNVESYAGARRGSIHQMKDTLVGRGVLLDMPKFKGVDRLQPGYGITPEDLDACAEAQGVQVGEGDMLVLRTGHVPWYYELKNKMDYWGSAPGITRAVVDWLAEKDVAALAMDNIAVEVEPHEEPFEHVYPLHARLIRDLGLTLGEVWWLEDLADTCEELNRYEFFLSAPPLNVTNASGSPANPVAIF; encoded by the coding sequence ATGGGTCGCACCGCAGACGGTCAGTGGTCGGAGGAGTGGACACCCCCGGTCTTCTCGATCGACGCCAACGGCAAGGTCATCGGGTACGTCAACGACCGCACCCCGAACAACTGGGGTCGCTGGGGTGACCTCGACGAGAAGGGCACGGCGAACCTGCTGACGCCCGAGCGCGTCGCCGCAGCGGCGAGGCTCATCGAGACCGGCAAGGTCGTTAGTTGTGCGATCCCGCTCGACAGCACCGGCCCCGTACACCCGACGCGCACCGGCGTGGTGCACCTGTACGGCTACACCGGGTCCGACTTCGTGGCGGGCACCAAGGCCGGCCAGGACTATCCGAACTTCCAGGGCACCGACGACTACATCTTCATGCCGCTGCAGGGCAGCACCCAGTGGGACGGGCTCTCTCACTTCTTCTACAAGGACACGATGTTCAACGGCTTCTGGATCGGCAACGTCGAGTCCTACGCCGGCGCCCGTCGGGGGTCCATCCACCAGATGAAGGACACCCTCGTCGGTCGGGGCGTGCTCCTGGACATGCCCAAGTTCAAGGGCGTCGACCGGCTGCAGCCCGGCTACGGCATCACCCCCGAGGACCTCGACGCCTGCGCCGAGGCCCAGGGTGTGCAGGTCGGCGAGGGCGACATGCTCGTCCTCCGCACCGGTCACGTGCCGTGGTACTACGAGCTCAAGAACAAGATGGACTACTGGGGCTCCGCCCCCGGCATCACCCGCGCGGTCGTCGACTGGCTCGCCGAGAAGGACGTCGCGGCGCTCGCGATGGACAACATCGCCGTCGAGGTCGAGCCGCACGAGGAGCCCTTCGAGCACGTCTACCCGCTGCACGCCCGCCTGATCCGCGACCTCGGGCTGACCCTCGGCGAGGTGTGGTGGTTGGAGGACCTCGCCGACACGTGCGAGGAGCTGAACCGGTACGAGTTCTTCCTCTCCGCTCCGCCGCTGAACGTGACCAACGCGTCCGGCTCGCCGGCGAATCCGGTCGCGATCTTCTGA